The sequence below is a genomic window from Myxococcus guangdongensis.
GGGATTCCGTCCGTGGCCTCCAGCAGCGCGGGGTCTTGCGACATGACGAACTGCTGGATGAGCTCGAGGGTGACCTCCTTGCCGAAGGACTGGCCCATCAACAATCGGAGCGCTTGCGCGAGCACGGCCTTCGCGGCCTTGTCGTTGCCGCTCGTCTTGTAGTCGAGCATTCCGGCGATGGCATCCGCGGCCTGCTGGACGCCCTGCTCGCGCTCCTCGGCGGGGAGCGTCTCCAGGCCCTGGGGGACGATGGGAATCGCCAGCGGTCTGCCATCCGAGCGCCCTGGCGTGAAGAGCGCGACGTCGACGCGCTCACGCAGGAGGCGGCGCCGCTCGCGCAGCGTGGCGTCCTCGATGGGCTCCTCCCAGGCCTCGGGGCGGGCGTAGGCGGCGAGGTCGCCCTTCCTGTCCACGAGGATGACGGGGATGCCTCGGAGCAGGAGCTGCTCCAGCGTGTTGAGCGCGAGCGTCGTCTTGCCGCTGCCCGAGCCACCGAGGAAGGCGCTGTGCTTCGTCAGCTCGGCGGTGTCGAGCATGACGTTCTGGGGGAGCAGTCCCTCGGAGACGCCCAGGCGCAGGGGGCCGGTGAGCACCACGTTCGGGACGGCGGGGATGCCCGCCGCGGGTGTCGGGCGGGGCTTGCGCACCAGGTTGACGGGGGCCTCGGGCCGCTGGACCGGCGTGGGGTCCGGGTCGGGCAGCAGCTTGCCCGCGGGCTTCATTGCTGGGAGGTCCGTGTCCTCATCAGCGGAGGCCGCCATCTTCGGACCCGCGGCGGGTGGGAGGCTCGCTTGCGGCGTGACGGTGGCGACCTTCCCGGAGGGACGCTTCGAGGTCTGGGCGGGAGGTGTCGGCGCGGGATGTGGGCTCGATGCGTTGCGCGGTGTCGGCGTCGCCGCGGTCGTCACCATGGCGTCCGAGAACAGGCCTGACTGCCGGGGAACGAAGTTGTTCTCGTTCTTGACGTGGACAGGCATGGGAGGCGGTGCGGGCGGAGGCGGCACCTCGGTGTCCTTGGAATCGCGCTTCTCGGGCTCACGCGCGACCGGGTCCTTCGCGGGGCCCTGGGGCGGCAGGGAAGGGCCGAGCGGCTCCAGGCCGAGGATGTCCCCCATGGACTTCAGCCGGGTGACGGGCCGCGCGGTGCGGCTCCACTCCGCGAGCGCCGCCTGACCGACGTGCAGGGCACGGAAGTCACGCAGGGCGACCAGTTCGCGCAGGTCACTGTCCCCCAGGACCACACGTCGCCCGCCCTGACGGATGAGCTTGCTCAAGGCTTCCGACACGCGGGTCCCGGTCGAGGAGGGGAACTCGGAGGTCCGGATGAGCACCGGCGTCTTTCCCCTTGCGGCACTGAGCGCCTCGGTCATCTGCTTACCCAGGCTGCCTCCTTGCGGCTTGTTCTCGCACAGCGCGAGGACGAGCTTCTTTCCGGAAGGGTGCACTGCCACATCCAGCAAGTCGTCTCCGTTGCGGGGCTTCACAGTGAAGCGAGGCGACCCTCCCATCTCCTCGCTCCCTATCTCGACGGCCCACGCGAGCAGGGCGGTGATGTCGGAATCGTCCTCGGGGAGCTTCTCCTTGTAGGTGGTGCGGAAGTCCGTCCACGCTCGGTCCATGTCGGCGCCGACGGGGGGCGGAGGTGGTTGCGCGGTCGTCCCGCGGCTCGGGAGCGGGAAGGTATCCGGGAGGCGCTGCAGCTCGATGGCCTTCTCGCGGTAGCGACGACACTGGTTCAGCACGTCGCGGGCGCGCTGACCCGCGAGCAACTCGAAACCTTCGGGAGGGATGGGATAAGTGGGCTCCTCGGGCTGGTACTTCACGCCACGCTGTTCGTAGAGGCAGCGCAGCCGCCGCGCGACCATGTCACGGGCGGTGGCTGCGGTGACGGTCCGCTCCAGCGTCACGGGGTCTGGGTCGTTTTCGATGCGGTCGACCATGGCCTGCGTGAGGAACACGCGCATCTTCTCCCAGTAGTCGGTCAGGCAGCAGATGACCACGATGGCGTTCGGGACCTTGCCGGCAATGGAGGCCAGGGTGTTCATCGCCCGGCGGAATGCGTTCTCCGACTCGGGGCGGTGCTCGAAGTCGTGGATGTCTTCGATCTGGTCGATGCACAGCACGAGCGCATACCCGAGCGCGTTCATGACGCGACCCAGTTGCTCAATCATGCGCGCGGGCGCGTCGTCGGAGGTTCGCGGCACGAGATCGCCGATGACCTTCCGGTCCTCGGGGGTAATCTCCTCGCAGCGCAGCCAGTTGAAGATTCGCCGGTTGATGCGGGGGTCTCTGCGCTGGAAGTAGATGAGTGCGCGCAGCAGGTCTACCTCGACGCCGCTGAAACGGGGGTCGGAGAGCAGGTCGTCCGCCACTGCTCGGACGGGGCCATGGAACTCATCGTCCTCCGGGACCTTCTCCTTGGGTTCGATGTTCGGTGCGAAGAGGCTGGTGCACTGGGCCATCAGCTTGTTCGACAGGTGCATCATCCCGCTGTCGTCACCCTTCGCCACGTCGTACGGATGATGGTCGATGGAGTCGATGAGGTTGGACAGGATGTAGCGGTCGTAGTGCGCCGCATCCACCGTCATGGGCATGTAGCCAGTGAAGCCGCGTTGCTGCTCGTGCGCCGCGTTGCGGAATGCGCGCACCAGATGCGTCTTACCGCTGCCGGACTCACCGCGGAGGAGGAGGATCTTCCCCGTGTCGGGACGAGGCGACGCCGTCGCGCGGTCCAACAAGCGCTTGAAGGCGCGCCGCGCGGTGGGGTTGAGGGTCTCCACGTCGAACGGGTCGGGCTGCCAGAGGTTCTGGCCCTGTTGGACGCTGCTGAAGACCTCTCCGCCGTCGGAGAGGAAGACCTCGAGTCGAGGGTCGCTGGGCATGCGCGCTCCTGGAAGGACGAATCAGATGACGACGAAATGGAATCGGGCGCCGTAGGAGTGCACCTCGGACTCGGCGACGTCCTTGGGATCCATGGCGGAGACGAGGTCCGCGCGCGTCAGCGACAGGTGCTGGGAGCGGTTGGCTTCCAGGAGCGCGGCGTCGAACGCCTCTCGGTTGCTCCATTCGGGCTGGAGGGCTCGCCACACGTGGGAGATGAACACCTTGTCGCGTCCATAGCGGCCCGTGGGAAGGGCCCGCGCCACCGAGAGCACGTGAGCGGCGAAGGACTCCACGAGGGCCGTGGGGGGGGGCGCGGGGGCTCGTGTCGGAGCGGGCGCGCTGGTTCGATTGGGCGCGGACCCGGCGTCGCGCGTGGGCGCGGGGGGCTGCTCGGGCAGAAACCACTGTCGCAGCAGCGTCAGGCGGAGGATCTCCGCGTCGGCGCGAGTCGCCCCAGCGGCGCGGGCCGCGAGCTGCTCCACGGCCTTGCGCGGGTTCTTCACCTCGGTGTCGAGCATCTTGCCGAGCAGGTGGGCCTGCACGGCGCTGAGGGAGAACGGGCGCTCGGTCTCCACGCCGAGCTGACGCCAGAGCAGCCGGTCCCGAATCTGCGAGAGGGACGGCTCTCCCTCTCCGACCTCGGGATGGTGCCGGGCGAGCACGGCCGCGCGGACGCCATCCGCGTCGTTCAGGCGGGTGAGCGTGGCCTTGGAGGGCGTGATGTCCAGGCTGTTGGCGAGGAGGTAGGTGGCCTTGAGCTTCTTCCAGGTGAGGCCCTTGGGGAGCTGCTCCAGGCGCAGGAACTGGAGGACACGGTTGAGCCCCGCGCTGGTGAGCGTCATGCCGGACTTCTTCTTCGCGGCCACGAGCTCATCGCGCAGGAGCTGCTCCAGCACGCCATCGAGGCGGGCCTTCAACTCGGGGCGGGAGAGGCGGTGCTCCACGAAGGGGCGCAGGGCGTTGTCGAGCTCCGTGCGGGTGCCGCTGCGTTGTGGGCGCGGCGCGAGCCAGGTGAGTGCGAGTCCCGCCAACCGGTTGTCAGGGCTGTCCATGCGTTGTCCTTTGCGCGGTGGCTTCTCGCCGCCGGGCCTCCATGAGCGATTCGAGGGTCTTCAAGATGTCTTCACAGCGAGGGTGCAGGTCCTCGTAGAGGAAGCGGGCGACCCAGTAGCCGATGCGCTGGAGCGCGAGGTCCTTGCGTCGGTCCCGGCGGAAGCGGTCCGGGTCGAGGAAGTGGTGTTGTCCGTCGATTTCGACGGCGAGCCGCAGCTCACGGCTCAGCAGGTCGACCTCCAGCGGGCGTTTACCCTCGCCGACGTCCACCTTGGCGTTGAGGGTGAAGACGTCCTTGGTGGCAGGATGGACCTGCAGGATGTCGTGGTAGAAGAAGTGCTCCATCTTGCTGCGTGCGCGGGCCTCGGACTTCTCGCGCTCGGCGACCATGGCCTCCGCGTTCTCACGGAAGCGCTCCAGCAACGGCGGCGCGACGTGGGGCTCGGGAGGCGGGGCCGGAGCCTTCTTCTTCGAGGACGCGCGTCGAGGGGCCACGGGCTCGTCGCCAGGCGTGTCCTGCACGGTGGCGCTGGAGCCAGGGTCCGGGAGTTCGAGCAATCCCTCCCGCATCATCGCGAGCGCGTGGGAGTCCTTGCGTCCGCGGGTGCCTTCGAGCGCATCCGGTGGCAGCACGCAGGCGACATGGAGCAGCGGGGCCGCGGAGCAGATGGCGGTCGCGGTGCGGAGGCTGCGCGGGTCTGCGGGGGAGAGCGCCAGGTGGAGGGCGGGGGCGCGGCCCTCGGGGATGATGAGCAACAGCGCGTGGAGGACGCGGAGCGGGTCGTGGGAGATGGCCTCACGGACCTCGTTGGGGAGCGTGCCCGGGGGGGCGGGCTCGGGGGCTTCGAGCAGCTGTCGGCACAGGACCCACGTCACGGGCTCGGCGTGGGGAGGCTCCAGTCGTTCGAACAGGACGCGGCGGTCGTGTTGCGTCTTGCCTTCGAAGTGCAGCTCGCGGGAGGAGATGGCTCGTTGAGAGAAGACGACGTAGCTCTCTGCGTCCCGGAACAGATTGCGCTCACGCGCGAGCTGGGTGGCCCAGGCGGAGACGGTGGAGCGCAGGTCCTCGCTCTGGGCGAAGGCTGCCTTCAATCCGCTGCGGTGGAGCCATTCCGTCCAGAGTTGGAGCCCTCGCTCCGGGTCACCCACCAGGGCGCTCAGAGTGGGAATCCCTTCCGCACGGCGCCGGGCATGCCGGTCCAGCGAGTCCAGGAGAGCGGTGTCTGCGGTTGTCACCAAGCCCATGCCCCCACGGGTCCCCGGAGATGGACCCGTCACACCGGGTAGAGCCTGCGCCCTTCAAGTCATTCCTTGCAAGTGGCGAGACCCGGTTCTTCCAATGTCTCACACCATCCGCCGGGTCTGTCACGACATCTGTGCGAGGAGTGACTCACCCCGTGGTGGTATGGACTGGAGTGAAGTTGCGTCGGGTTCGTTGAGTCCGTTCAACTGTGGGAGAAGGACCCAACGATGCCGAAACCGAAGCCCCCGTACCCGCCGGAGTTCCGAGCGCGAATCGTCGAGTTGGCGAAGGCGGGACGGACGACGAGCAGCCTGGCCGAGGAGTTCCACGTCACTGACACGACGGTGCGTAACTGGGTGCGCCAGAGCGAACTGGACGAGGGCACGCGACAGGACGGGCTGACGTCGGACGAGAAGCAGGAACTGGCCCGCTTGCGGCGCGAGGTGAAGGTGCTGCGCGAGGAGCGTGACATCCTCTCAAAAGCCGCGGCCTGGTTCGCACAGGAAGGCGTCGGGACGCCCAAGAAGCGTTCCGATTCGTGAGCGAGAACCAGGCCGAGCATGCGGTGTCAACGATGTGCCGAGCACTGGGCGTCACCGAGGCCGGCGACTACGCCTGGAGGGGAAGGCCCACATCAAAGCGGGCCGAGGAGGGTGCCCATCTTTCCGAGCGCATCCATGCCATCCACCAGATGTCGGACGGCACCTATGGTGCACCTCGCGTCCGGGCGGAGCTGGTCGACACTCACGGCCTCCAGGTGGGACGGCGACGCGTCGCCAGACTGATGAGCGAGGCGCGGTCGGCGGGAGTCAGTCGGAGGGGATACTGCGTGACGACGAAGCGAGATGACGCGGCACAACCTGTTGCGGACCTGGTGGAGCGCCGATTCGAGGCCCGAGGGCCAAACGAGCCATGGGTCGTCGACATCACCTACATCCCGACGTGGGCGGGCTTTCTCTACCTGGCTGTCGTCATCGACGTGTGGAGTCGCAAGGTGGTGGGCTGGGCCATGACGACTCACCTGCAGTCGGAGTTGGTCATCGCCGCACTGGACGTGGCCATCGCCCAGCGCCAGCCCCGAGACGTCATCCATCATTCGGACCAGGGATGCCAATACTCCTCGCTGAGCTTCGGGTAGAGGTGCAGGCAGGCCGGAGTCCGTCCCTCCATGGGGAGCGTCGGCGACGCGTATGACAACGCGCTGTGCGAATCCTTCTTCGCGAGCCTCGAGTGCGAGCTGCTCGACCGACGGACCTTCCGCACTCACGCAGAGGCCAGGATGGCTGTCTTCCAGTACATCGAGGGCTGGTACAACCTGCGCCGGAGGCACTTCGCCCTCGGCTACCAGTCTCCCGCCAACTATGAGAAGAGGTACCCAACTGCGGCTTGACCCACCAAGTCGCCGGGACTCAACGAGACCGGTGTGACTCCAAGCCGGTGTTGAGCTACGAAACCAGGGGCCATCCTTCTCCTGGGCCCGCACCAGCACCTCCCGGGCCTGTCGCGTCATCTCATCGCCTCCACCTCCGGAGGCGCGTGCGAGCACTCCGCGAAGAGTGCCCGCAGGGCCGAGTCCGAAGCCACTCGCGCGTGCAGGAGCCGCACGAGTTCGAACACCTCCTGGCGGCTGAGCTTCAGCGGGGGGGCGTCGAACACCGCGGGGTTGTTGTCGATGAGGCAGAGCGTCTTCACCGAGAGGAACAGGGGATACAAGCAGAACAGCCGGAGCTTCGGCTCCTCGGCGGGGAGTGCGAGAACATACTCAAGCGCCTCTTGCTGTCCCCGCCGAGCCACCACCATCAACTCCGAGTGCAGCGCCATGGCCTGTTCGCGGTGGCTGGGGAGCGTCAGCGTGGAGGTCGTCAGTCCATGGCGCGCCATTCTGTCCAGCGGAAGCCAGCAGCGTCCCTGCTCCATGTCCTCTCGCACGTCCTTGAGCATGTTGGTGAGCTGCAAGGCCTCACCGAATGCGATGGACTGACTCTGTAGTTGGCCGCGTCGTGTTGCGTTGATGGCGGGGGAATAGGCGATGAAGAGTTCCGTTAGCATCTCGCCCACCACACCCGCCGCGAAGTAGCAGTAGGCGAGCATCGTCTGCAGGTCGGGCAACCCCATCACCGGCTTGCCGCCGCCGTGCTGTCGCTGAACCTGCTTCATTCCAACCGTCATGACGCGCACGCAGCGGGCGATAGGAGTATGGGCCCACGAGGGGAGCGAGGCCAGGGTCCTCAGCACCCAGACGGTCCTGTCGACGAGCTCAACCTCCGCTTCGGGAGCGCCGGCCCGGAACTCGCCTCCCACCAGACGAGCGAAGGATTGAGCGCGGGACTCCCAGCCCGGTTCAAGTCGCACCAGGTCCGCGAGCGCGTCGAACAGCTCCTCTTGTCGGGCCAGGTGGATCTCATCCTCCAGCGTGTCCGCGACGCGTAGGAGCAGATAGGCCACCGTGGCTGCGAGGTCCAGGGGGGCGGGCAACAAGGGAATGTTCAGTGCGAACGTCCGGGAGACCCGGGGGAGCACCGCTCGGCAGAACGACTCTTCATGAGCAACCATGGTTCCTCCTCTGCATTGGGCCCGGCTCATGCGCAGTTGTTGCCTCATGGCCGGTCCGTGCGATTTCGACGTGGTGGTGGCGGGGGGCGGCCCCGCGGGATGCGCGGCGGCGGCAGCGCTTGCCCAGTTGGGGCAGTCCGTGCTCCTGGTGGATGCGGGCGTCGACCGACACAAACAACTGTCGGGGGAATTGCTGCATCCGACGGGCGTACGCGCGCTGCGTGAGCTGGGCTTCAGCGAGGTCGTCGACGCCTGGCTGTCGTGTCCGGTGCGAGGCTTCGCAATCTTCTATGCGTCGCCCGCACGTGTCGTCGTCCTGCCGTACAAGGACGGTGCCGCGGGCCTGTCGCTTGAGCACTCCGCTCTCACCGTACCGCTGCTGGACGCCGTGGTCCGAAGGCCTGGCGTCACGCTCCTGGCCGGGGCTCGGGTGACTTCGGTGGAGCACAACGACGAGCGCGGCGTCAGGCTGCGCTTCCTGCACGACGGCGGCGTCCACGAGGTGCGCGCCCGGTTGTTGGTGGCCTCGGATGGACGCGCGTCGCCCGTGCGGCGGATGCTGGGTATCTCCGAGAATTACACCCGAATCTCCACCATGTTGGGGCTCTGTGTGGACAGCGCCTGTCTGCCGCGTCCCGAGCATGGACACAAATTCGTCGGAGGTCCGCTGTACGCGTTGGCCTATGCTATTCAACCGGGGGTGGCGCGGGTGATGGTGGACCTCCCTCTGGGCACCACCCCCCAGACTCTGATGGAACGCCCCGAGCTGCTGGCCACGCTGCCTCCCGCGCTGGTCGCCGAGATTCGCCGGGCGATGGATGCGACTTCGACTCTGCGGATGGCCTCCAATGATGTCCGGCTCTCGGAGCGAGTGTGGAAAGGGAGCGCCGTGCTGGTGGGCGACGCCGCGTCCTGCTGCCATCCGCTCTCCGGCAGCGGCATGACGTCTTGCTTCCAGGATGCACGAGCGCTCCAGGATGCGCTGCGCCGCCACTCGGACGACATCCCGCGCGCGCTGGAGCAATACGCCCGTACGCGTCGTCCAGCTCAGCGCACTCGGGTCGCGCTCGCCTCGTCGCTCTACACCGCTTGTGCGGGACAGGACGAGGGCATGCAGGCGCTGCGGCTGGGTCTCATTCGCTACTGGGATTGCAGTCCGCGAAGTGCCCGGGCCGCCATGAGCTTGCTGTCCTCTGAGGACTCGCGAATGAGCGTGCTCGCACGTGAGTACCTGTTCATCGTTGGCCATTCGCTGATGGCGTTGCGACCAGGGCATCAGCGCGCCGTCCGACCGCGCGCCGCCGTGTCGTTGCTGCGCTCCGCCGGTCCGCCGCTGCGGGCCGCCCTGGGGAGCACGTTGGAGCAGGTGGAGAGTTGGTGCCATCGCCGCTTCCGTCATCTGCGACGACACGCCCGTCCGCTCGGGCAGGGCGCCGCCCAGGGCTGCCCGCGAATCCAACCGGTAGCTCCGGCCGCGCCAGTCCACGGCGCGTGACACCGGCGCCGACAGCGCCACGCCTGCGTCGCGTCGCTCAATCGCGGGGTGGATGCCGTTGGCGAGCGCGAGGAGTTGAACCCGGGCCGTGAGCAGTCGGGCGCGCGCTCTCTCGGGGGCGCCGTAGCGGGTGAGCTGCACCTGGCCAATCATCATCGAGGTGTTCGCCTTGGCCAGGAACCCGCCCGCCTCGCGCACCAGCTTGGAGGCGAGGGACACCGCGGCGATGACGGACGGCTCCTCCACGACCATGGGCACAGCGCCAGCTCGCGCCAGCGCTCCTCCATGGTGCGCCGGTGGAAGCCCGGCAGGCGAGAAGAGCGTATCGCCGATGGCGTCTGCTCCCACTCGTCGTTGACCTCCCCCATGCGCCCCCCTGTGGCTCCGCCCGTCAATCACCATGGGAACTGGTGACGACTCAGACGATTGAGCAGGGGAGTCCTCCTTTGGGGCCAGGTCGAGTCCAACAGCGGACAGCGCGGCGAGGGTTACATCCCGCGCGTCAGCTGCCCCTCCAAGCGGGATGATGGCCGTGCTCACAGCGGTAATCAGTCGCACGGAACCGAGTAGCCGCAATGAATGAACCAACCCTCGGCATCTCGTTGAGAAACAGCT
It includes:
- a CDS encoding helicase HerA domain-containing protein, with translation MPSDPRLEVFLSDGGEVFSSVQQGQNLWQPDPFDVETLNPTARRAFKRLLDRATASPRPDTGKILLLRGESGSGKTHLVRAFRNAAHEQQRGFTGYMPMTVDAAHYDRYILSNLIDSIDHHPYDVAKGDDSGMMHLSNKLMAQCTSLFAPNIEPKEKVPEDDEFHGPVRAVADDLLSDPRFSGVEVDLLRALIYFQRRDPRINRRIFNWLRCEEITPEDRKVIGDLVPRTSDDAPARMIEQLGRVMNALGYALVLCIDQIEDIHDFEHRPESENAFRRAMNTLASIAGKVPNAIVVICCLTDYWEKMRVFLTQAMVDRIENDPDPVTLERTVTAATARDMVARRLRCLYEQRGVKYQPEEPTYPIPPEGFELLAGQRARDVLNQCRRYREKAIELQRLPDTFPLPSRGTTAQPPPPPVGADMDRAWTDFRTTYKEKLPEDDSDITALLAWAVEIGSEEMGGSPRFTVKPRNGDDLLDVAVHPSGKKLVLALCENKPQGGSLGKQMTEALSAARGKTPVLIRTSEFPSSTGTRVSEALSKLIRQGGRRVVLGDSDLRELVALRDFRALHVGQAALAEWSRTARPVTRLKSMGDILGLEPLGPSLPPQGPAKDPVAREPEKRDSKDTEVPPPPAPPPMPVHVKNENNFVPRQSGLFSDAMVTTAATPTPRNASSPHPAPTPPAQTSKRPSGKVATVTPQASLPPAAGPKMAASADEDTDLPAMKPAGKLLPDPDPTPVQRPEAPVNLVRKPRPTPAAGIPAVPNVVLTGPLRLGVSEGLLPQNVMLDTAELTKHSAFLGGSGSGKTTLALNTLEQLLLRGIPVILVDRKGDLAAYARPEAWEEPIEDATLRERRRLLRERVDVALFTPGRSDGRPLAIPIVPQGLETLPAEEREQGVQQAADAIAGMLDYKTSGNDKAAKAVLAQALRLLMGQSFGKEVTLELIQQFVMSQDPALLEATDGIPTKTHAKLAQDLSVLRINLRTLLAVSGERLDLDELLGRGVHGVPGRTRLSIISTKFLGDNSRILFWVSQLLLETHRWASQHPSPKLQAVILFDEADMYLPATSKPATKEPMESLLKRARSAGLGIMLATQSPGDFDYKCRENVRMWCVGRVKEDNALRKLQPMFTEARVDADAKLPGQKAGQFHVLREGKVQQLKADRSAISTNQLSEDEILLYARKSREAQASDTKNTGTS
- a CDS encoding DUF559 domain-containing protein, which produces MKAAFAQSEDLRSTVSAWATQLARERNLFRDAESYVVFSQRAISSRELHFEGKTQHDRRVLFERLEPPHAEPVTWVLCRQLLEAPEPAPPGTLPNEVREAISHDPLRVLHALLLIIPEGRAPALHLALSPADPRSLRTATAICSAAPLLHVACVLPPDALEGTRGRKDSHALAMMREGLLELPDPGSSATVQDTPGDEPVAPRRASSKKKAPAPPPEPHVAPPLLERFRENAEAMVAEREKSEARARSKMEHFFYHDILQVHPATKDVFTLNAKVDVGEGKRPLEVDLLSRELRLAVEIDGQHHFLDPDRFRRDRRKDLALQRIGYWVARFLYEDLHPRCEDILKTLESLMEARRREATAQRTTHGQP
- a CDS encoding phytoene/squalene synthase family protein yields the protein MVAHEESFCRAVLPRVSRTFALNIPLLPAPLDLAATVAYLLLRVADTLEDEIHLARQEELFDALADLVRLEPGWESRAQSFARLVGGEFRAGAPEAEVELVDRTVWVLRTLASLPSWAHTPIARCVRVMTVGMKQVQRQHGGGKPVMGLPDLQTMLAYCYFAAGVVGEMLTELFIAYSPAINATRRGQLQSQSIAFGEALQLTNMLKDVREDMEQGRCWLPLDRMARHGLTTSTLTLPSHREQAMALHSELMVVARRGQQEALEYVLALPAEEPKLRLFCLYPLFLSVKTLCLIDNNPAVFDAPPLKLSRQEVFELVRLLHARVASDSALRALFAECSHAPPEVEAMR
- a CDS encoding FAD-dependent oxidoreductase, which gives rise to MAGPCDFDVVVAGGGPAGCAAAAALAQLGQSVLLVDAGVDRHKQLSGELLHPTGVRALRELGFSEVVDAWLSCPVRGFAIFYASPARVVVLPYKDGAAGLSLEHSALTVPLLDAVVRRPGVTLLAGARVTSVEHNDERGVRLRFLHDGGVHEVRARLLVASDGRASPVRRMLGISENYTRISTMLGLCVDSACLPRPEHGHKFVGGPLYALAYAIQPGVARVMVDLPLGTTPQTLMERPELLATLPPALVAEIRRAMDATSTLRMASNDVRLSERVWKGSAVLVGDAASCCHPLSGSGMTSCFQDARALQDALRRHSDDIPRALEQYARTRRPAQRTRVALASSLYTACAGQDEGMQALRLGLIRYWDCSPRSARAAMSLLSSEDSRMSVLAREYLFIVGHSLMALRPGHQRAVRPRAAVSLLRSAGPPLRAALGSTLEQVESWCHRRFRHLRRHARPLGQGAAQGCPRIQPVAPAAPVHGA